A segment of the Candidatus Nitrososphaera gargensis Ga9.2 genome:
CTGAAAGACTTGGTTGATGGTACGGTCGTGGGCTCTGGCTCGGATTTCATAGTCATACAGAAGGGCAAAAAGCGGCTTTTACTTGAATCCCCGAACTTTACTATAAAGGAGCTAAAGAGCGCGACGACGCCGTACGGCTCTCACATAGACTAGCTGGCTTAACTTTTTAGTACTGAGTCAAAAAATTTATCGTAAAAAGTTAAATTGAGTTAGCGAAATAGTCTCGACGTCTTTGAAGCAAAAGGCTACTGTTGAGGTTGCAGCTGCGCAGCAAAAGCCGCTGACAAAAGGAAAGGTCAGGTACGACAAAAAGGCCGAATCGGAATTCTTTGTCGACAACTCTGCGCTGGCAGGCTTTACCACCGAACGCATCCTGTACATGGCTGTAAGGGAGCTAATTGAAAATTCGCTTGACTCTTGCGAAACTGGCCACATCCTGCCAAAGATATCGCTGTCGCTCAAGATGAGCGATCAGGCAAACGATCTGTGGACCATAACCTGCGAAGACAATGGCATTGGGGTGCCTTTAGACAAGGTGCCGGTGGCGGTTTGCTCGTTCCTGACGTCGGGCAAGTACGTTGAAAAGCAGCAGCGTGGCCTGTTCGGCGTCGGCCTCAAAATGATAGCTGCTTTTTCTACCAAAGACACCATTCATCCACTCAAGGTCTGGTCAAAATCGCACGAAGAAGGATCAGAGTATTATTTTGAACTGCGAACAGACATCAGCACGAACAAGCCGATCGTCCTTGCCAAAAGGCCAGCCAAGGGCGAAGAGAGCAGGATCGTCGGGGACTCGGGGTTCAGGGTCGAGGCGGTGCTCCATGCAAAACTTTCCCCGATCACAAGGAATAACATAAAGGCCAAGATCAACGAATACATCAGCCAGACGAGCATCGTCAACCCTTATGCTATTATCGAATATGAAACTGACGAGGGCAAGGTCACGTTCGATCGAAGGACCGAAGTGATGCCGCAGCCTGCAAAGGAAGTCTTGCCCCACCCAGCGGACATGGACCTCCAGACACTCAAAAAGGCGATAATGAATTTCATGAACAACAAGACCACCCTTCAAGGGGTGCTTGCAGCCTCGTTCCAAAAGATGTCGAGCGAAAAAGCCAAGGATATCATTGCCAAGGCAGGACTGGAGAACAAGCCGGCAGACAAGTATAGCGAGAACGAGCTTATCGAGATAGTCAAGGTGTGCAAGCATATGCCCTTCCAGCAGGCAAACACCGATCACCTGAGCCCGATCGGCGAGGAGATCCTGACCACCGGCATGACCTCTGAATACACCATAGTCACCACAAAGGAAGTCGTCCCTGCAGCAGAAGGCTCTGGCGCACCCGAGGTCCAAAAGCCGCAGATTACAGTCAAGGTACTAAAACCGTCGCTTACTGCCTATGCTTCCCGCACATGCGTCATCAACAACCGCCCAACGATAGTGGAATGCGGCATTGCGTATGGTGGCGACATTCCGTCGTTCAAGCTATACAGGTTTGCAAACAAGATCCCTCTGCTGTACGACGAGGGCTCTGATGTGGCGAGGGAAGTGGTCTCTGAGGTAGAGATAAACAAGATGGGCATCACAAAAAAGGAGGCCAAGGAGCAGTTCGCAAACCCAGAAGTGAAATCTGACAGGGCAGTCGAGCTCTTGCCGCTGCACATATTCTTCCACATCTGCTCGACCAAGATACCGTACAAGACTGCAGGCAAGGAGAGCATTGCGTCGGAAGGTGAGCTGAAAAAATACATGAAATACTGCCTGTCAGAGCTGTATCGGAAGGTGAGCGCGCAGATCAGAAAAGAGCTGCGCATGAAGGAGGCCCAGAGCAGGCTGAACCTGTACAAGTATTACATCCCGCTTATAGTAAGCGCTATTTCTGAATCGATCAAGGTTGATCCTGTCAAGCTTGAGCAGGCGTTCACAGAGCTTGCAGAAAAGCACGTCAGGATCGAGCAGCTGGTCAATAATACCCCTAGTAGTACTACTACCGCAGAAAAAGAAGACAAGATCACTACTGAGCGCATCGAAGAAGAGGCGGAAGAAGCAGTGGAGATAGACGGCGAGCTGATCAAGCCAGACAAGGATCAGATCGCAATCAATACGGCGAGGAAAAAGGGCAAGCTCTCAAAGCCAAAGGCCAGAAAGGAAAAAGTGCCTGAAACTCTGCAGAAGGATGATGACAAGCAAGCAACTCTTGACACAGTTATTAAAGACAATAACAAGCCGCTAAAAGGAGGAGAAGTAAGGAGGAAGAAAGCAAATGCCAGCAACTGACAAGCGCCACCAAGAAGTCATCAAAAAGATCAAGACAATAATGAAGGACGTTAGCACTGACCTTATGGTACAAAAGATGATGCCCGTTCTAAACGTCCCAAAGGTCGGCTATGACAACACCGTGTGGTCTGACGAAAAGAGGATGCTCACGATAGGCGACAAGACAGTCGGCATAAGCCCGGACAGCACTAAAAAGATTCCCACCTTTACCCAGTATCTCGTGATGGCAAATGCGGTGCGCAAGCTGTTGGACGAAGAAATGGAGAGCACGATCAGGGGTATGTATTACGCAACCCTGAGCACGGTGGGCGACGAAAAGAACAAGCAAAAGTTCTGGACGGGTCAGGAGGACTCTGACGATGCCATCAAGGCGATCGAACTCTTGACAGGAGTCCCAAGGGAAGAGTTCTCCGTCACCTCAAAGCCAAAGGGCATGATCTCTGGGCCAATCACGCTCCGGGTAGGGGGCGACGTCATTGACTGCAACCTTGGCAGCAGGGCCACTTCGCAGCTCATACCGACCAATATACGCGATGTGGAAATAGTGAAGGTCAAGGCTGACTTTGTCATGGTCGTGGAGAAAGATACGGTGCTCAACAACATCCGCAAATCCGGGTTTATTCAGAAATACAACGCGATCCTAATGACCGGTTCGGGCGAGCCGGACAGGGCGACCAGAATGATGGTCAAGGCGCTCAATGAGGAGTGGAAAAAGCCCGTAGTCGTGTTTGCAGATGCCGACCCATGGGGCCTTGGCATAGCGCTCCGCTACAAGATCGGCAGTGAATCGCTCAGCTATGACAGCGACAGGCTCGTGACGCCCGATGCAAAGGTGCTCGGAATGATGTTCTCTGACATTTACGAATACAACATACCAGAGGTCGCAAGGCTTGCAGCATCAGATGACGACCTTAACCGCGCAAATGACATGAAGAAAAAGCCATGGTTCCAAGACAAGCAATGGCAGAAGGAGCTTGATCTGTTCCTGAAGAAGAAGGAAAAGTGCGAGCTGGACGCGTTCTTCAAGCACGGCTTCAAGTACCTTGCAGAGGTCTACCTGCCTCGCAAGCTGCGCGAAGCTGGAGTCATATAATATCATAAAATTACGGTTTTATGTAATTATCTTACAATACAATCTTTTACAAACGTTTATAATTCATGGAAGGTTCGTTGCCTTATGAGCCTCTTATGGAGCGCATCCACTCTCTTTGCCTCATAGAGGGAAGCGAAGATACTGGTTACCCGGCACTATATGATATCGTCAGTAAGTATGCTTCCCGAAATTATGCAGTCATTTACGCTGTTGAAAATGATGTGGCCGAGACGGTCAGGCACATGAGCCGGCGCATCGATGTTGAGACGCTTGTTGAATCCGGCGCGCTGACAATAGTCGACAGAAACGTGATGTACTCGGTAGAAAAGACCAACAACCTTGAAGGTCAGGCTATCTTGGACTCGTGGCACTCTCTGATGCTAAAAGTGAAAAAGAGATCGAATTCTGACGGGATCCTTGCGATTGGAAGCGCCGAGACCTTTTTTGAGCACCATGTAGACCCTTGCAAGCTTGTCAACTACGAAACGATAGTAGGCAAAAAGTTTCACATTCCTCTTGAAGCCATCTGCTGCTACAGCGCAAACGCTTTCTCCAGACTGTCGTTTGGAGATCTGGTCGCAATTTTGAACGCCCACCACTCGACCATCCACACAAACAATCGTTACAGAGAATGGCACCCATCCAAGTTCATCGAGCTAGCACGCAGCGGCCTTGATAGGGCGCTTGGGCACGAGCTATCCGACCTTATTTTCAAGACAATGAAGCTCTGCTACAGGATAAACGACAGCCACATCATATCCAGACCCCAGATCTTGGAAGACATGCTGGAAAGGATAATGGGGAAAAAGGCTGCAGACGCCACTATGAGATACGTAAAGGACGAGGTCAGAAAATCTGTCGCGTTTAGCTAAGAGATCATTCGGCCAGAGTTTCTACTGACTCGCCCGTTGGCAGCGGCGCGTTTCTATCGACGCTGTACTTGAACACGTCAGAGTAGTCCATCCCGAGGATGACGTTTCTTCCAACAGCAATTATCTTTGACTTGGGGACGTCAAAACGCCAGTCGTAGTGGCCCCAGACTACAATCTTGTCGTCAGTCTCCCTCATCACGTGGCCGACATGCTCTTCGTCCTGCGTCCTCACGCCCTTGTTAAAGAGCGACTTGGGATACTTGCCTTCGTAGGTCGCAAGGTCGACTGGCTCTGGCAGGTCTATAGAAGGAGCACTGTCTGCCGGCAGCGGGTCTTTCCTGTCAACCTTGTATTTCCTTACTATTTCATAAAAAGGCAGGTCTATCAGCACGTTGCCTGCCGCAAACCTGATCGTCGATTTTGGGATGTCGTATCTGTCATCGCCTCCGCCAAATACCACAATCTTGTCTGAAGTCTCCCTTACAACGTGGCCGACGTGTGGGGAATCCAGCGCCTTTACGCCCTTGTTGAAATACTTGCCGGACACCATATATAATGCAGAACTCGATTCTATTTTATTAAAATGGTCTATACGCAATGTTAGTGTAGAATCTTCTATTTAGTAAGCCCATATAGTGTATTTTTTGCTGCCAAACCTTGACTTTATGACGCTGACAACCTGCCTTGCAGATTCAAGGTACTGGAAGTCGCTGCCATGCTGCACGATAAACATGCCAGAAGCGTTCCTATTGACAAATATTTTTTCGTCGCCGGCATTATCATTATTCTTCTTCTCTATCCTTATGCCTTCGTCGACGTCAAGCGCGGCCAACCTGCCGGCCAGCTCGGCGGCCTTGATCTGGGTACTCCGTGGCATCTGTAGGAGAGATCTATTTCTGCAAATGGCATTTTATCTCTTCTTCTCTCTAGTGTTGTTGTTCTTCATTTTTGACCGTCGCCGCCCTCTTGTCCATCAGAGCGAGCGGCTTTGTAGTGGTATTGCAGTTTCGCATGGTCATTTTCTGGTGAATAGGAAGTGCGAATATTTTTCATCAAGCGGCTTTGTGCTGCCTTTGCCATAAGGCGCGAAAAATAGAGCATACCCTCTCCTTCATATGCACGATCAATACCATCTTTGACAGCCACGCTTTTCATGGCAACTTTTGTCGTAAGGGGTTCTTCTTTCAAAAAGACTACATCATATCGGTATCGTGCCGCATCCTTGCCGAACAGAGGTGGAGCGCCCTCTACCACACTTTTCAGTTGTTCGTGCGTGAGGACGACAAACAACTTGTGAATTGTAATGAAATGTTATCAGACAGGACTCTTTCAATCTTATTGGTCATCAGTCTTGTCCTGTTCTGTTCATCGGCGGCCCTAAACAGAATATTGCCGCTTTGGATATAGGACGTCACATTTGTAAATCCTACCTTCTGCTCAAAACACGCTACTAAATCGGTCATCCGGATAATGTTATTCCCGCCCATGTTAATGCCGCGCAGCAGTGCAAGGCACTGATGATATGCATCTGCTTTGCTGCTCACGGCCAATATTGGTCTGGATGTCTTTATATTATGCTCTATGATATGAGCAGAAGAAAGAATGGGATGGTTGTAGCTGTCCCACGGGCTTCTGTCTAATATATGGTGTTCGCAGATACGACATTTTAAAAGACAAACCGGGTTCCGACACTTGGCGGGATAAATTTTTCAGGCATCCTCTGGATTATCGTGTTTACGGCTTTCCATCCGGTACAATGGCAAGGCACAATATAGTCGGGATCAGCACTCTGCAAATCCTTCAAGGTTGGTTCGATTGCTTCCTCCTGTAGCCGGCCTGATAAGTGGAAGCCGCCGAGGACCGCATGAATCTTTTCGGTACCACCCAGCCTCCGGGCATAGTTTATTGTGTTGATTATTCCTGCATGGCCGCAACCGCTGACAACAACCAGCCCCTTTCCTTTAACTTTTGCAATGAGCGCCTGATCATCTTTGACTAATGGGTCATGAACCAAACCTTTTCCCTCCACTTCTGCATACTGTGGCGGAAAACCTTTCTCATAGCTTGTTTCTCGCGGAATCTGGCCGCTAATAATAAGACGGGGATCTTTTTCATCTGGAAGGCCAGTCGGTCCTTCGTTTTTATGTATGATTGACCCGTATTCCTTTAGAGCCGCCTCATCTAGGACAGGATTGATCAGGCGGGTCCCGTCTGGAAAAATATCCCAGCGCCTTAGGAAGGCATCAGGATGTGCATACAGCCTGACAGGTCTTGAAATTCGTTTTAACACGCTTTGAAGTCCTGTAAAATGATCAAAGTGCCCGTGGCTCAATACAATGGCGTCAATCTTCAAGAGGTCTATTCCAAACAGATCAGAGTTGAAGATGACGCCGTTTTCACTCGTTCCTGTATCAAATAGGTAAGTCTTCTGCTGCTGAACCGATCCTCCGTCTTCTCCACCATATTGAATTTCTATCAGAGCAGAGAACCCGTGTTCTGCTAGTGGTGCAGGAAGAAATTTTCCATCCCTGCCCAATGGCGGCCGATGCGCATGCGGCGAGCTGGCAAGCAACCTGTCAGTAACGTTATCCATTAGAAGAGTAATCGACATCTTGCTGACAGGGAGAAGTCGCATGCTATGAGAGAGTGCAAGCTGAGCGAATAAAAGCTTTGATGGCTGCTGCATTATCTGGTTGCATATGTCAGTTTGCAAGCCAGCAGTTATTGACCGAATCCTATTTTTCTAGCGTAATCCTACTGAACCCGCTTTCTGAAGTGGAACTTTAGCAGAACCCCACAAAATTCTTTAACTACTGCCAAAGTTGGATGTATGTTTGATTTTATCGCTTGACCATGCCGGCGGTGCAATCAAGATCGACGTTTTGACAAGCAAAAGGGCAAAGAGACTCAGGCTTGTTTCCGGCATAAATGGCGTGCAGGCGATCGTCCCGCCGGACTACCGCGTCGAAGAGCTTGAGAGTTTTGTTTCTGCAAAGAGGGACTGGATTATCAAGACATCGAGGTACTACATCAGGCTGAAGGAGCGCTGCGGTGGAGGGCACGAGCCGGGCACGATCTATTTCCTTGGAAGCAAGTATCGCTTCCACATTGTAAGGGATAGGCAGCGGTCGGCAGTCGTCTCTGATGCAATGAAGGTGATAACCTTCCACGTAACGGACAGGCGAAAGTACAAGGAAGAGATGCAGGAATGGTACAAGGAGCAGACGGGTAAGATAATATCCGAGCGATTGCCGGCGCTTGCTGCAAGGCTGAACCTGCAGTACAACAAGGTATCGATAAAGAGCCAGAGGTCCAGGTGGGCCAGCTGCTCAAAAAAGGGCAACCTGAACTTTAACCTGCTCCTGGCAGCGGCCCCGCGTGAAGTCATTGACTACGTCATAATCCACGAGCTCATGCACCTGATAGAGATGGATCATTCAATCAGGTTCTGGCAGCTGGTAAAAGAAGCAGACCCTGATTACAAAAAGCACAAAGAGTGGCTTACCAGCTATGCGCCAGTAATAAAGATAGGCTAGGCTCCCTCTGTTGCTGTTTTTGTCCTGCCAGCCTCTTCCAGATCCACTTCTGTTTCCACCTTGACGCTCCCCGGCTCTGCTGTTGTTGTGCGCTGCGCCTGTGGCTCTACTGTCCTCTTCCTGTAGCGTGGCGCATCTCTGGCAAGGGTCCGCAGCTCCTCCACCGAGGGCTCGGGCTCCCTCTCAAACTTTGACCTGACGAGGCCGCTTGGCGCATCTATCCAGAGCTGGCTACCATCGTAGTCGCGGATGTACGCCTTGGGGATGTAATAGATGTGGACATCCGATACGCCCTCCCTCACCACGACAAACTCATTTCCGATCCGCTCCACGTAGCCTATCTCCACGTTGTCTGTAGTCCTGACGTGCTGGTGTATCAGCTGGTCCCATGGGATGTTGTACGTCGTGCCGGAATAGTCGACAGGGATCTCTGTCGACGGCTCTTTTGCCATCCAAGGCACGCCGTGCAGGAACTGCGGGTAATCGGCCTCGACTCTGCGCATCCTCTCCTGATAGTCCGCGCTCTGGAACTCTGAAGGCGGCGGAGGGCTGTCGCGCTCGAATCGATCCTTGATCTCATTCTTTGTAAGCGAAGCGTAAAGGCTGTCGCCGTCAAATCCTTGGATATAGAATTTTGGTATATAGTAGTGCTTTTTGCTCACCAGGCCTTCCTTGACTTCGATGTAGTCGCTTGAAACGCTCTCGACATCTCCTAGATCTTTCCTGTCGCTTGACTTTACCTTCTTGTCTATTATCTTGTCCCACGGCATCTGGACCATGTTTGCAGGGATGCTTGTCGCAAATTCAGGATACTTCTCCATGACGACTGTCCTGCGTTTTGCGTATTCCGGGGTCTCCCATTCTGACGGCTCGGGCGCATTTTCTCTTTCAAACTTGGACTTTACCTCGTCCCTTGTAAGCGACACCCACAGCTTGTCACCGTCGTACCCGCTCAAGTAGTACTTTGGTATAAAATAGTAATTCTTCGAGACCGTTCCTTCCTTTGTCTGGATATAGTCGCGGGTTATGCTCTGCACCTTGCCAAGGTCCTTGTCGTCGCTTGATTTGACCTTCCTGCCTATGGCGCTATCCCACGAAATGATATCATGAT
Coding sequences within it:
- a CDS encoding MBL fold metallo-hydrolase, giving the protein MGRDGKFLPAPLAEHGFSALIEIQYGGEDGGSVQQQKTYLFDTGTSENGVIFNSDLFGIDLLKIDAIVLSHGHFDHFTGLQSVLKRISRPVRLYAHPDAFLRRWDIFPDGTRLINPVLDEAALKEYGSIIHKNEGPTGLPDEKDPRLIISGQIPRETSYEKGFPPQYAEVEGKGLVHDPLVKDDQALIAKVKGKGLVVVSGCGHAGIINTINYARRLGGTEKIHAVLGGFHLSGRLQEEAIEPTLKDLQSADPDYIVPCHCTGWKAVNTIIQRMPEKFIPPSVGTRFVF
- a CDS encoding DNA topoisomerase VI subunit B, which encodes MKQKATVEVAAAQQKPLTKGKVRYDKKAESEFFVDNSALAGFTTERILYMAVRELIENSLDSCETGHILPKISLSLKMSDQANDLWTITCEDNGIGVPLDKVPVAVCSFLTSGKYVEKQQRGLFGVGLKMIAAFSTKDTIHPLKVWSKSHEEGSEYYFELRTDISTNKPIVLAKRPAKGEESRIVGDSGFRVEAVLHAKLSPITRNNIKAKINEYISQTSIVNPYAIIEYETDEGKVTFDRRTEVMPQPAKEVLPHPADMDLQTLKKAIMNFMNNKTTLQGVLAASFQKMSSEKAKDIIAKAGLENKPADKYSENELIEIVKVCKHMPFQQANTDHLSPIGEEILTTGMTSEYTIVTTKEVVPAAEGSGAPEVQKPQITVKVLKPSLTAYASRTCVINNRPTIVECGIAYGGDIPSFKLYRFANKIPLLYDEGSDVAREVVSEVEINKMGITKKEAKEQFANPEVKSDRAVELLPLHIFFHICSTKIPYKTAGKESIASEGELKKYMKYCLSELYRKVSAQIRKELRMKEAQSRLNLYKYYIPLIVSAISESIKVDPVKLEQAFTELAEKHVRIEQLVNNTPSSTTTAEKEDKITTERIEEEAEEAVEIDGELIKPDKDQIAINTARKKGKLSKPKARKEKVPETLQKDDDKQATLDTVIKDNNKPLKGGEVRRKKANASN
- a CDS encoding DUF1697 domain-containing protein: MSSKADAYHQCLALLRGINMGGNNIIRMTDLVACFEQKVGFTNVTSYIQSGNILFRAADEQNRTRLMTNKIERVLSDNISLQFTSCLSSSRTNN
- a CDS encoding MEDS domain-containing protein; its protein translation is MEGSLPYEPLMERIHSLCLIEGSEDTGYPALYDIVSKYASRNYAVIYAVENDVAETVRHMSRRIDVETLVESGALTIVDRNVMYSVEKTNNLEGQAILDSWHSLMLKVKKRSNSDGILAIGSAETFFEHHVDPCKLVNYETIVGKKFHIPLEAICCYSANAFSRLSFGDLVAILNAHHSTIHTNNRYREWHPSKFIELARSGLDRALGHELSDLIFKTMKLCYRINDSHIISRPQILEDMLERIMGKKAADATMRYVKDEVRKSVAFS
- a CDS encoding M48 family metallopeptidase, which codes for MILSLDHAGGAIKIDVLTSKRAKRLRLVSGINGVQAIVPPDYRVEELESFVSAKRDWIIKTSRYYIRLKERCGGGHEPGTIYFLGSKYRFHIVRDRQRSAVVSDAMKVITFHVTDRRKYKEEMQEWYKEQTGKIISERLPALAARLNLQYNKVSIKSQRSRWASCSKKGNLNFNLLLAAAPREVIDYVIIHELMHLIEMDHSIRFWQLVKEADPDYKKHKEWLTSYAPVIKIG
- a CDS encoding DNA topoisomerase IV subunit A, translated to MPATDKRHQEVIKKIKTIMKDVSTDLMVQKMMPVLNVPKVGYDNTVWSDEKRMLTIGDKTVGISPDSTKKIPTFTQYLVMANAVRKLLDEEMESTIRGMYYATLSTVGDEKNKQKFWTGQEDSDDAIKAIELLTGVPREEFSVTSKPKGMISGPITLRVGGDVIDCNLGSRATSQLIPTNIRDVEIVKVKADFVMVVEKDTVLNNIRKSGFIQKYNAILMTGSGEPDRATRMMVKALNEEWKKPVVVFADADPWGLGIALRYKIGSESLSYDSDRLVTPDAKVLGMMFSDIYEYNIPEVARLAASDDDLNRANDMKKKPWFQDKQWQKELDLFLKKKEKCELDAFFKHGFKYLAEVYLPRKLREAGVI